TGGCGCCGGGAAGATTCCCGAATCCACTGGGCATGCGGATGACCCGATCGGCCACAGTGGACGATCTTTCCCGCGTCGTGCGCGCCCACGCTTCGGCCGCGCTTTTCGCCGTGGAGGCCGGTTTCGACGCCGTCGAGATCCACTTCGGACACAACTACCTGGTCAGCGCGTTCCTGAGTCCTCGCCTGAACCACCGGCGGGACGGATACGGCGGATCACTGGAGAACCGCGCCCGGCTGGCGCTGGAGATCGCGCGGGCGGTCCGCGACGCGGTGGGCGACCGGATCGCGGTGACGGCGAAGCTCAACATGGACGACGGGGTGCCGGGCGGGTTCTGGCTGGACGAGAGCGTCCGGGTGGCGCGGTGGCTGGAAGCGGACGGAACCGTCGACGCGCTGGAGCTGACCGCGGGCAGTTCGCTGCTGAACCCGATGTACCTGTTCACCGGCGACGCGCCGTTGCGGGAGTTCGCCGCGCAGTTCCCGCGGCCGGTGCGGTGGGGTGTGCGCGCGGCCGGTGGTGCGTTCCTGCGCAGTTATCCGTTCCAGGAGGCGTACCTGCTCGACCGGGCACGCCAGTTCCGTGCCGCGCTGGACCTGCCGCTGATCCTGCTCGGCGGGATCACGAAGCTGGAGACGATGGAACAGGCGATGGGGGAGGGGTTCGCGTTCGTCGCGATGGCGCGGGCGCTGCTGCGCGAACCCGACCTCCCGCGGCGATTGCGGTCGGGGGCGCGGTCGTTGTGCGTGCACTGCAACAAGTGCATGCCGACGATCTACCGGGGAACGCACTGCGTGCTGGCGGCCGGATGATCGCCGTGACGGGTTCCGCCTCGGGAATCGGCGCGGCGGTGGTGTCGGCGCTGGACGGCCGTGACGTGATCGGCGTGGACCTGCGGGACGCGGAGGTGCGCGCGGACCTGAGCACTCCCGACGGCAGGCAGCAGGCGATCGACGGCGTGCTTTCCCGGTGTGGTGGCGTGCTGGAGGGTCTGGTGCTGTGCGCCGGGCTCGGCCCGCACACCCCGGACCCGATGCGGATCATCGAGGTGAACTACCGCGGCGCGGTTTCCTTGCTGGACGGCCTTTTCCCGGCGCTGTGCACCGCGGCGGTGGCGGTGTCTTCGTCCGCCTCGACCATGGTGCGCTGGCGGGACAACCCTATTTCACGCTGTGAGGAGGAGGCGGCGCTGGCTTCGGCCGGGGAGTACCGGGGCCAATTGGCTTACGCCTGGTCGAAGAACGCCCTGACGGTGGCGGTGCGCCGGCGCGTTGCCGAATGGGGTGCCGCGGGCGTGCGCCTGAACACCGTCGCCCCGGGCGCCGTGGACACTCCGTTGCTGGACGCGGGCCTCGCGGACCCCCGCTACGGTGACGCGATTCGGAGTTATCAGGCGCCTATTGCCCGGCATGGGCAGTCGGAGGAGGTGGCCGCCTTGATCGTCTACCTGCTGGGCCCGCACGCCACCTACATCCACGGCGCCCAATTCCCCATCGACGGCGGCTCCGACGCCCTGATGCGCCCGACGGAGTTCTGACGGGCACCGACGTTTTGAGGGACTCGGCCGTCGGTGTCCCGGTGTCAGGTCTGGGACTTCGCCAGCAGTTCCAGGGCGAGTTTCTTCAACTCCGGACTCGCCGTGGCCGCGTCTCCCGAGTCGAACGGGGGATCCGGGGCGTATTCGACGGCCAGCTGGACCGCGCGGGCGGTGTGCTCGTCGGTGAGCAGGGAAGCCAGGTACAGCGCCATGTCGATGCCCGCCGACACGCCCGCGGCGGTGATCACCTTGCCCACCCGGACGTAGCGCTCGGCGACGTATTCGACGCCGAAGGTCTGCTCCAGGTAGTCCGCGGAGGCCCAGTACGTGGTGGCCCGTTCGCGGAGCAGGCCCGCCGCGCCGAGGATCAGGGTGCCGGTGCAGACGGCGGTGGTCCAGGTGGTGGTCCGGTCGATGCGCCGGATCCAGTCCAGCAGCACCGGGTTCTCCATCGCCGCGATCGTGCCCCGGTTGCCCGCGCCCGGCACCAGCAGCACGTCGAGGCGGCGCACCTCGGCGAGGGAGCGGTCCGCGATGACGGCGGCCTGCCCGGTGTCGGTGCGCACCGGGCCGCGGCGCTCGGCGATCATGGTCACCGTCGCTCCGGGGACCCGGGACAGCAGCTCGGCCGGTCCGGTCGGGTCCAGCAGGCTGAACCCGTCGTAGAGCAGGATACCGATCCGCGGCCCTTCACCGGCGGGAGCGGCGGTCGCGGTCGAGGCCAGGCCCAGCGCGAGACCGGCGCTCGCGCCCGCGGCCAATACGGTTCTCCGTGTGGTGGTCATGCTCCGGCAGTCTGGGCACCCTGGTCACGCCGCGGTGGCGGGATGTCCGTCCGCTTGCGAAGGATGTCCCCGGTGATGCCGTACCGGTCGAGAAAGGCGTGCCGGAGGGTGGCCGCGGAGCCCAGCCCGCACCGGCGGGCGATGGTGGCCAGCGGCAGGTCGGTGCCGATGGCCAGGTGCGCGGCCGCCTCGGTGCGGGTGGCCCGCACGGCCTTGGCGGGCGTGGTGCCCAGGTGCGTGCCGAACAGCCGGGACAGGTGCCGCGTGGTGATGCCCGCGCGGGCGGCCAGCGCCCCCGGGCTGAGATCGGCGCCCAGGTTCGCGGTGATGTGCCGCAACAGGTCGTCCACCACCCGGTTCCCGGGCGGGGCGCTGACGAACACGCTGAGCTGCGCCTGATCGGCCGGGCGGTGCAGGTAGGTGACCAGCTCGCGCGCGACCTCGCGGGCGAGTGCGGGACCGTGGTCGTCCTCGATCAGCGCGAGGGTGAGGTCGAGCGCGCTGGTCACCCCGGCCGAGGTGTAGACGTTCCCGTCCCGGATGTAGAGCGGGGCCGGATCGACCTCGACCGCGGGAAAGGCCTCGGCCAGCAGGGCGCTGTACCGCCAGTGCGTGGTGACCCGCCTGCGGTCGAGCAACCCGGCCGCGGCCAGCACGAACGCACCCGTGCACACCGACCCGTACCGGCGGCTGCGGCCGGCCAGGCGGCGGAGCTGGGCCAGCATCGTCTCGTCGTGCGCGGCGGTTTCGGCACCCGCGCCACCGACCACGAGCAGGGTGTCGATCGGGCCCGTCACCGTCGCGATCCGGCGTGTTCCGGCGAGCTGGAGCCCCGAGGACGTGCGGATCGTGGCGCCCCTGCCGGTGACCAGGTCGATGGCGTAGGGCGGGTCCGCGCCGTGGGAGTTGGCGATCTCCAGCGCGCCGGCCGGAGAGGCCGCGTCGAGGATCTGAGCACCGTCATAGGCGACGATCACCATCCGGCGGGTCCGCACACCGTGAGCTTAAGCGAAGATCTCGTGCACACCGGTGACCGATTCGGGGCCGTAGGCGACGGAGCCGACCGGGACCCGATGCTCGACGGCTTCGAGCACCTTGGCGGTCCACACCGGGCCGAAGCCGCCGCACAGTTCGATCAGCTGTGCGCCCTCGTCGACCAGGCGGCGGGCGATTCCGGGTGCGCCTTCGGGCCCGGGCAGGCCGACCAGCACCGTGCGGCAGCGCCCGGTGTCGGCGACGGTGGTCTCGCCCGCCGGGTCCGCGCCCGTCGCGGTGTAAATGAATCCCCAGTGCCGCAACGACATCCTGACTCCCTGGAATCTCCTATGTGGACGGTCCCAGTCCAGCGGGGGAGGGGCGCCCGTGTCCATCAGGAGTTACCGCACGGTCGTGCGTTCCGGCCGCACGCGCCAGCTCAGCGGCCAGATCGGCGCACGCGCGGGAGTGCTGTGAGTCCTGCCATACCAGCGCGTGCCGGACGACCGGTGAGTCGCGCAGCGGGAGCCAGCGCTGCCCGTCTCCGGCGGACCACCGCGGCCGCAGGGCCACCACGTCCGGCGCCCGCAGCGCCCCGGCGAACAGGGCGCGGCGTGGCGGTCCGTGAAGGATCCGCCGTGGGGTCCAGCCCGCTTTCTTGGCCAGTGCGAGCACCTCGTCGTGGTAGCCGGGCGCGAGTGCGCGGTCGAACCACAGCAGGTCGTTGCCGGACAGGTCGGCCCACGACACCTCGGTCCGTGACGCCAGCGGATGCGCGGAATCGACCAGCACCCCGAGCTCAGCCGTGCTCACGATCGCGACGGTCAACGCCGGGTCGACCGGCAGCACGACCAGCCCGGCATCGAGTTCGCCGGAGCGGATCCGGGTCAGCTGGGCGCTCACCGGGAGGTCGTCGACCTGCCGGAGCTTTCGCGCCAACAGGGCCGCGACCGCCGGTGGTGATCCGGGCGTGACGGCCAGGCGCAACCCCTCGGCGGCCGGGAAGCGCGCCGCGTGCAGCGCGCGCTCGGCCTGACGCAGCGTCCGCTCGGCTTCGGGCAGCAGGGCCCGGCCCGCCTCGGTCGGCTCCATCCCGTTCGGCCCGCGGACGAACAACGCCGTGCCGACCTCACGCTCCAGCGCGATGATCTGCTGGCTCAGCGAGGTCGGCCGGAGGTGCAGCCGGGCCGCGGCCCTGGTGAGGTTCCGTTCCTCGGCCACCGCGCGGAAGTACCGCAGCTGACGAAGTTCCACCCGGCCACCCTAAGCCGGGCGCCCGGCTGATCCGGCGCCGGAAGGGACGCTGCTCACCTGGACAGTCCGGGCCGCCGGTCGCCCAGTGCGTGGTTGCGCGGGGACAGGCGCTTGTCCCGCCCGCGCCGGAGGTCGAGATCGGCGGTGGTGCCCCGGAGCCAGCCGTGGTCGTCGACCAGGGTGCTGCCGCCGGTCCAGGTGATGCCGCGTTCGGTGCCGTCGCGGTCGCTGATCGCGACGCACAGGCGGTTCGTGCGGGCCGCGGCCATGGCGATGATGGTTTCCGGCGGGTGCTCACCGGGCGGCCGCTCCACCAGCGGCCAGTTCACCGGCGCCGCGATCAGGTCCGCCCCGCGCTCGGCGAGATCCCTGGTCAGCTCCGGGAACTCCAGGTCGTAGCAGATCAGCAGGCCGATCCGCCCGTGTCCGGTGTGGACGATCGGCGGAGCGGAATCCCCCGGCGTGAAAAGGAGTTTCTCGCGGTCCCACAGGTGGGTCTTGCGGTACACCACGCGCACGCCGGTGGCGTCGACCAGTGCCGCGCTGTTGTACAGGCGCCCGTCGTCGCCCAGTTCGGCGAAGCCGCCGATGACCACCGCCGGCCCGGCCGCATCGGCCCAGCCAGCGAACACGGGGTCATCGGCGGCAACACCGGCGGCGCGCGCCTCCGCCACGTCGGTGAAGGCGTAACCGCAGGTGGCCAGCTCGGGGAGCACGACGATCCGCGCGCCCGCCGCCACCGCGGCACCGATCGCGGCCAGTACGCGCCGCCGGTTGCCGTCGTGGTCGCCGATGACCGGGGTCACCGGCGCGCAGCACACGACCGTCACGACAGCTGCGGCGGCGGGTCGTCCCGCAGCAACTGGGCCAGCACGTCGAACTCGTTGAACAGGTTCCACTCCTCGACGATCCGGCCGTTGACGAAGTACAGCTGGGTGATGCCCCACAGGTGCGCGCGACGCCCGGTGGGCCGCCCGTACATCCCGTATCCCCGGTGCGTTCCGGCGCCTGACCAGCGCGCGGACACGCTGTACCCGTCGGCCGGGTTGCCCTGCCAGTAGACCTCGTCCACCCGCACGCCGAGATCGGGGAAGGTGGCCAGCAGGTTCCTGGCCTGCGCGCGCACGTCCCCGCGGCCGTAGCCGGTGCGGTTGGTGGTGCCGTGCCAGCGCACCGCCGGGTCGTAGGCGCGGTCGATGGCGGTGAGGTCACGGCGGTTGTAGGTGTCGTGGAACAACGCGCGGACCACGTGCTCCACGTCGGCGTCGTCCCCGGCCGGGTACAGCGCGGGCTTGCGGCCGCCGATCAGCCGGTCGGGCTCGGTGCTGACGCGCTCGGTCAGCGGCACGAACCCGCTGTCGTTGCCGAAGGCGCGCGCGGCGGCGGGCACGTCGAGCCCCATCTGCTGGAGCTTCGAGGCGAGGTTGTAGAGCACCCACTCCTCGTAGATCTCGTTCTCGCGGACCACGCAGTTGGCGATCACCCAGGTGTGCAGCCGCTTTCCGGTCGGCGGGCTCCACCGCCACGGACCGGTGTGGTGGCCGATGTTGATCGCGCGGTGCGAGGTCACGAACCCCTCGTCCTCGTTGCCGGCCCAGATCACGTCGTCGGCGTAGTGGCGGCAGTCCGGGAAGGCGTTGATGCTCTGCATCGTGCCGCTGACCAGCTGCTCCACCCCGAACGCGTACCCGCTGTCGTCGTAGAGGCGGCAGCCGGGACTGTAGGTGTCGTAGATGTAGCCGACGTCCTGGTCCTCCCAGATGCGGTGGGTGATCCGGACGATGTAGTCGACGATGTCGGTGTAGGTGTCCTCGAAGCCGCGCATCGGCTGGCGGCGGGTGCCCGGGGTGAGGTTGGGCGCGTCGGCGCCGTAGCCGGGGCGCAGCGAGATGCTGAAGTCGCCGGGCATGGTGCGCCTGCCGGGCGCCATCGCACCGCCAGGGCTGCCCGTGCCCGTCCGTTCCTTCTCGTCGGTCATTTCTCCTCCTGGTGAGCGCCGATGCGCAGCGTCGCGGTCGCGCGGTGCGCGGCCATGCCCTCGTAACCGGAGATCACGTCCACCGCGCCGGCCAGTTCCGGCGTGGCTTCGCGAGCGATCCGCTGGTAGGTCAGCGGTTTGAGGAAGCGCGACACGGACAGCCCGGCGCTGTGCTTGGCGCCGCCGGCGGTGGGCAGCACGTGGTTCGTGCCCGCCATGCCCTTGTCCGAGTAGGCCACGGTGCTCCAGCGGCCGATGAACAGCGAACCGTAGTTGCGCAGGGTGCTGAGGTAGTAGTCGTCGTCGGCGGTCTGCAGTTCGAGGTGCTCCGGCGCCAGGTCGTCCATCAGCCGCGCGGCCACGGACTGGTCGGCCGCCCACAGCACGGTGCCGTGGTCGCGCCAGGCCGGTCCGGCGATTTCGGCGGTGGCCAGGTCCTCGAGCTGGCGCTCGGCCTCCTCGATCA
The genomic region above belongs to Amycolatopsis sp. YIM 10 and contains:
- a CDS encoding DJ-1/PfpI family protein; its protein translation is MTTTRRTVLAAGASAGLALGLASTATAAPAGEGPRIGILLYDGFSLLDPTGPAELLSRVPGATVTMIAERRGPVRTDTGQAAVIADRSLAEVRRLDVLLVPGAGNRGTIAAMENPVLLDWIRRIDRTTTWTTAVCTGTLILGAAGLLRERATTYWASADYLEQTFGVEYVAERYVRVGKVITAAGVSAGIDMALYLASLLTDEHTARAVQLAVEYAPDPPFDSGDAATASPELKKLALELLAKSQT
- a CDS encoding nitrilase-related carbon-nitrogen hydrolase produces the protein MTVVCCAPVTPVIGDHDGNRRRVLAAIGAAVAAGARIVVLPELATCGYAFTDVAEARAAGVAADDPVFAGWADAAGPAVVIGGFAELGDDGRLYNSAALVDATGVRVVYRKTHLWDREKLLFTPGDSAPPIVHTGHGRIGLLICYDLEFPELTRDLAERGADLIAAPVNWPLVERPPGEHPPETIIAMAAARTNRLCVAISDRDGTERGITWTGGSTLVDDHGWLRGTTADLDLRRGRDKRLSPRNHALGDRRPGLSR
- a CDS encoding NADH:flavin oxidoreductase, which gives rise to MTSPVFEPARLGPVRLRNRIIKAATFEGATPDAVVTDRLIEFHRRVAAGGAGMTTVAYCAVSPEGRTDRHQLWMRDEAVPGLRRLTEAVHAEGAAVSAQIGHAGPVANAASNRLPALAPGRFPNPLGMRMTRSATVDDLSRVVRAHASAALFAVEAGFDAVEIHFGHNYLVSAFLSPRLNHRRDGYGGSLENRARLALEIARAVRDAVGDRIAVTAKLNMDDGVPGGFWLDESVRVARWLEADGTVDALELTAGSSLLNPMYLFTGDAPLREFAAQFPRPVRWGVRAAGGAFLRSYPFQEAYLLDRARQFRAALDLPLILLGGITKLETMEQAMGEGFAFVAMARALLREPDLPRRLRSGARSLCVHCNKCMPTIYRGTHCVLAAG
- a CDS encoding SDR family oxidoreductase, which translates into the protein MIAVTGSASGIGAAVVSALDGRDVIGVDLRDAEVRADLSTPDGRQQAIDGVLSRCGGVLEGLVLCAGLGPHTPDPMRIIEVNYRGAVSLLDGLFPALCTAAVAVSSSASTMVRWRDNPISRCEEEAALASAGEYRGQLAYAWSKNALTVAVRRRVAEWGAAGVRLNTVAPGAVDTPLLDAGLADPRYGDAIRSYQAPIARHGQSEEVAALIVYLLGPHATYIHGAQFPIDGGSDALMRPTEF
- a CDS encoding GlxA family transcriptional regulator translates to MVIVAYDGAQILDAASPAGALEIANSHGADPPYAIDLVTGRGATIRTSSGLQLAGTRRIATVTGPIDTLLVVGGAGAETAAHDETMLAQLRRLAGRSRRYGSVCTGAFVLAAAGLLDRRRVTTHWRYSALLAEAFPAVEVDPAPLYIRDGNVYTSAGVTSALDLTLALIEDDHGPALAREVARELVTYLHRPADQAQLSVFVSAPPGNRVVDDLLRHITANLGADLSPGALAARAGITTRHLSRLFGTHLGTTPAKAVRATRTEAAAHLAIGTDLPLATIARRCGLGSAATLRHAFLDRYGITGDILRKRTDIPPPRRDQGAQTAGA
- a CDS encoding ester cyclase, with the translated sequence MTDEKERTGTGSPGGAMAPGRRTMPGDFSISLRPGYGADAPNLTPGTRRQPMRGFEDTYTDIVDYIVRITHRIWEDQDVGYIYDTYSPGCRLYDDSGYAFGVEQLVSGTMQSINAFPDCRHYADDVIWAGNEDEGFVTSHRAINIGHHTGPWRWSPPTGKRLHTWVIANCVVRENEIYEEWVLYNLASKLQQMGLDVPAAARAFGNDSGFVPLTERVSTEPDRLIGGRKPALYPAGDDADVEHVVRALFHDTYNRRDLTAIDRAYDPAVRWHGTTNRTGYGRGDVRAQARNLLATFPDLGVRVDEVYWQGNPADGYSVSARWSGAGTHRGYGMYGRPTGRRAHLWGITQLYFVNGRIVEEWNLFNEFDVLAQLLRDDPPPQLS
- a CDS encoding LysR family transcriptional regulator, encoding MELRQLRYFRAVAEERNLTRAAARLHLRPTSLSQQIIALEREVGTALFVRGPNGMEPTEAGRALLPEAERTLRQAERALHAARFPAAEGLRLAVTPGSPPAVAALLARKLRQVDDLPVSAQLTRIRSGELDAGLVVLPVDPALTVAIVSTAELGVLVDSAHPLASRTEVSWADLSGNDLLWFDRALAPGYHDEVLALAKKAGWTPRRILHGPPRRALFAGALRAPDVVALRPRWSAGDGQRWLPLRDSPVVRHALVWQDSQHSRACADLAAELARAAGTHDRAVTPDGHGRPSPAGLGPST
- a CDS encoding DUF6506 family protein — its product is MSLRHWGFIYTATGADPAGETTVADTGRCRTVLVGLPGPEGAPGIARRLVDEGAQLIELCGGFGPVWTAKVLEAVEHRVPVGSVAYGPESVTGVHEIFA